GCTTCTCCACCACCCGCTTGACCTTGCCCAGCTCGTCCATCAGGCCGACCTTGTTCTGTAGCCGGCCGGCGGTGTCGATCAGCACGGTGTCGACCCCGCTGTCGATGCCGCGCCGGACCGCGTCGAACGCGACGCTCGCCGGGTCGGCGCCCTCGGGGCCGCGTACCGTCTCGGCGCCGACCCGCCCGGCCCACGTCTCCAGCTGGTCGGCGGCGGCGGCGCGGAACGTGTCGGCCGCGCCGAGCACGACGCTGCGGCCGTCGGCGACCAGCACCCGGGCGATCTTGCCGCAGGTGGTGGTCTTGCCGGCGCCGTTGACGCCGACGACGAGCAGGACGGCCGGCACGCCGTCCTTGCGCTCGGTGCGCAGCGCGCGGTCCAACGTCGGGTCGAGCGCGTTGACCAGCTCGGCGGCGAGCAGGGCCCGCAGCTCCGACGCGGAGCGGGTGCCCAGCACGCGGGTGCGCTCCCGCAGCCGGTCGACGATCTCCCGGGTGGCGTCGATGCCGACGTCGGCGGTGATCAGGCTGTCCTCGATCTCCTCCCAGGTGTCCTCGTCCAGGTGGTCCCGGGTGAGCAGGCCGAGCAGGCCCTTGCCGAAGACGTTCTGCGAGCGGGACAGGCGGGTGCGCAGCCGGACCAGCCGCCCGGCGGTCGGCTCCGGGACCTCCAGCGCCGGCGCCTCGATCACGGGCGGCGGCTCGACCAGCACACCGGTGGAGAGTTCGGCCTCCGGCGCCTCGACCGGCGGGCCGGCCAGGTCCTCCTCCGCCCGTGTCTCGACCTCCGTCGTCGGCAGCGGTGGCTCCTGGCGGCGGCGCAGGCGCGGTGCGACCAGACCGACGGCGCCGAGGATCAGCACCCCGAGCAGGGCGATCGCGATGAGGAGGTAATCCGTCATGCCGAAATCCTGTCAGATGTCGGCGACGGCGTCCCAATCACGGCACCCGGAAGCCCCGACGGGCCGAGGGTAGGCTCGGTCACAGCCAGCAGTGGTGCGACGGCCGGCCGGGTAGTAAAGATGAGGTCCGCTCACCCTTCGGAGGTCGCGCCATGCCCGCCGCACACCTGCTCATCGGCCCGTTGCTGCGCCGGGTCGTCGGCACGCGGGCCACCGTCTGGGTCGAAACGGCGGCGCCCGCCGTGGTCACCGTCCGCACCGCCGACGGTGCCGGCGGCAGCGCGCCCACCTTCACCGCGTACGACCACCACTACGCGCTGGTGGTCGTCGAGGGCCTCACCCCCGACAGCACCACCACCTACGAGGTACTGGTCGACGACGAGTTGGTGTGGCCGGAGCCGGGGTCGAGCTTCCCGCCGAGCGTGATCCGCACCCGGGCCGTCGACGACCGGGACCAGCCGGTCCGGCTGATCTTCGGTTCGTGCCGGGAGACCACCCAGCACGCCACCACCCGAAAGCTCCCGCCCGACGCGCTGGACGCGTACGCCCGGCGACTGATCGCCGACCCCACGCCGGACGGGCAGCCCGACCTGCTGGTGCTGCTCGGCGACCAGGTCTATGCGGACGTCACCTCACCCACGGTGCGCCGGCTGCTCAAGCGACGCCGCCGGCGGCCGGCGGGCGCCCCGGCCGACCAGGTGGTGAGCTTCGACGAGTACACGAAGCTCTACCTGGAGTCGTGGCGCGATCCGGAGATCCGGTGGCTGCTCTCCACCGTCCCGAGCGTCATGATCTTCGACGACCACGAGATCATCGACGACTGGAACACGTCCGCGTCGTGGCGGTCGGACGCGCGGTCCCAGCCGTGGTGGGCCGAGCGGATCGGCAGCGGGCTCGCCTCCTACTGGGTCTACCAGCACCTCGGCAACCTCGCGCCCGACGAGGTCGCCGCCGACCCGGTGTTCGCCAAGGTCTCCGCGGCCGAGGACGCGACCGGGGTGCTGCGCGAGTTCGGGCAGCGGGTCGACCAGGAGGCCGATCTCGCGCACGACACCGAGCGGTGGCGGGCCGTGCAGTACCAGTGGAGCTACGCGCTCGACCTGGGCCGGACCCGCCTGGTGATGCTGGACAACCGGTGCAGCCGGGTGCTCGACCCGGGCAACCGGGCGATGCTGCCACCCGGCGAGTGGTCCTGGTTCCTCGACCAGGCGCACGGCGTCTACGACCACCTGGTGGTCGGCGCGTCGCTGCCCTGGCTGCTGCCACCCGGCATCCACCACGTCGAGGCGTGGAACGAGCGGCTGGCGGACTCCCGACGCCCCTGGGCGGCGCGGCTGGCCGAGAAGCTGCGCCGGGCGCTGGACCTGGAGCACTGGGCGGCCTTCCGCCGGTCGTTCGAGGCGCTGGGCGCCACGTTCGCCCGGATCGGCAGCGGCACCCCGGGCGCCCCGGGTGAGCGGGTCGGGGCTGGTCCCGCGTACGCGCCACCGGCCTCCATCAGCGTGCTCTCCGGCGACGTGCACCACTCGTACGTGGCCCGGGCCCGGTTCGACGACCCGGCGGTGACCACCCCCGTCCACCAGTTGACCTGCTCGCCGATCCACAACCAGGTGCCGGCCGGGATACGTCCGCTGATGCGGCTCGGCTGGTCGCCGGGTCCGGCCGCCGCCACCCGGGCGCTGGCCCGCTCCGCCGGCGTCCGCCGGCCCGGGGTGCGGTGGCGGAAGCTCGCCGGGCCGTACTTCGGCAACGCGGTGGCCACCCTCGTCCACCGGGGCCGCTCCGCCGAGGTGACCGTCGAGGGCACGACGAGTGACGGACACCTGCGCCCGGTCATGCGGCACCGGCTCACAGGCGAGTCCTGAGCGGGACGCCGTACTCTCTACGCCGTGGACGAGCAGCACGCGGAGACGCTACGGGCGGTCGAGCACGAACTGACCGCCCTGCTGCGACGCGGCCGGGCCGTCTCGTGGGAGGTCGCCCGCGAGGTGCACCCGAACCTGGAGCCGAACGCGTACGGGCTGTTGCTCTGGCTGCGCCGCTGCGACTCGGTCCGGCTGACCGACCTGTCCACCCGGCTCGGGATCGGCAAGGGGACGCTCAGCCGGCAGATCAGGGGACTGGAGATCCTCGGTCTGGTGCGCCGCATCCCCGATCCGACCGACGGGCGGGCCGCGCAGCTGAGCCTCACCGAGGAGGGGCAGGCCCGCTTCGACGCGGCCCGGGCCGCCCGGATGGGGCACATCCGGGGCACGCTGGAGAGCTGGCCGGCCGAGGACGTGGCGGAGTTCGCCCGACTGCTGGGCCGCTTCAACGACGCCTGGTCCTGACCCGCCCCGCGCCGTCGGCGGACGCGCTCCGACCGAGCTTGATCCTGGGAAGATTTATCCGGTTTCACACGTTGTTGCTTCGGGCAACAAAGTCCTATGGTTACCGGGAGGCCGACGGCGCGGGCCCCTACCCGTCCGTCCCGATCCGAGCGACAGTGGAGACCGGCGACGCAAAGGGGAGGCGGCCGTGAGCGTGGGAGCACCCGACCGGGAGGAGTACGGCCCGGAGGCCCGGCCCCTGCCGTTCGAGCGCGGCACCGACGGACCCCGCGTGGTGCTGGTCGGCGTCGACGGCACCCGCACCTCGGAGCGCGCCGGTTGGTACGCCGCCGGCCTCGCCCGCCGCCAGGGCGCGGCCCTCGTCGTCGTCTTCGTCAGCGCCCCGAACGGGCTCACCGCCATGATGCCGGGCGTGGACGCCGGGGCGGTGCGGCGCGCTCAGGACGAACTGGCCGCCGAGCTGCGCCGGGACATCCGGCGGGGCGCCGAGGAGCTGGGCCTGCCGATCACGTTCGTCTGCCGGCGCGGCGACGCGTACACCGAACTGCGGGACGCGGCCGACGAGTTCCACGCGGACCTGGTGGTGGTGGGCTCCTCCGAGCAGGCCGGGCACCGCCTGGTCGGCTCCGTGGCCACCCGGCTGGTCCGCGCCGGGCGCTGGCCGGTCGTCGTGGTGCCCTGATATCCGGTCGCCCGCTGTCGGAGGTTCCGGCGATCATGTCCGCATGACCTGGAGAGCACCCGAGATCACCCGCACCCCCGAACCCTTGGTCGCCGACGAGCGCACCATGCTGGAGGGCTGGCTCGACTACCACCGGCAGACCCTGCTGGTGAAGTGCGCCGGCCTGACCG
This genomic stretch from Micromonospora krabiensis harbors:
- a CDS encoding MarR family winged helix-turn-helix transcriptional regulator, with product MDEQHAETLRAVEHELTALLRRGRAVSWEVAREVHPNLEPNAYGLLLWLRRCDSVRLTDLSTRLGIGKGTLSRQIRGLEILGLVRRIPDPTDGRAAQLSLTEEGQARFDAARAARMGHIRGTLESWPAEDVAEFARLLGRFNDAWS
- a CDS encoding universal stress protein; the encoded protein is MSVGAPDREEYGPEARPLPFERGTDGPRVVLVGVDGTRTSERAGWYAAGLARRQGAALVVVFVSAPNGLTAMMPGVDAGAVRRAQDELAAELRRDIRRGAEELGLPITFVCRRGDAYTELRDAADEFHADLVVVGSSEQAGHRLVGSVATRLVRAGRWPVVVVP
- a CDS encoding alkaline phosphatase D family protein; translated protein: MPAAHLLIGPLLRRVVGTRATVWVETAAPAVVTVRTADGAGGSAPTFTAYDHHYALVVVEGLTPDSTTTYEVLVDDELVWPEPGSSFPPSVIRTRAVDDRDQPVRLIFGSCRETTQHATTRKLPPDALDAYARRLIADPTPDGQPDLLVLLGDQVYADVTSPTVRRLLKRRRRRPAGAPADQVVSFDEYTKLYLESWRDPEIRWLLSTVPSVMIFDDHEIIDDWNTSASWRSDARSQPWWAERIGSGLASYWVYQHLGNLAPDEVAADPVFAKVSAAEDATGVLREFGQRVDQEADLAHDTERWRAVQYQWSYALDLGRTRLVMLDNRCSRVLDPGNRAMLPPGEWSWFLDQAHGVYDHLVVGASLPWLLPPGIHHVEAWNERLADSRRPWAARLAEKLRRALDLEHWAAFRRSFEALGATFARIGSGTPGAPGERVGAGPAYAPPASISVLSGDVHHSYVARARFDDPAVTTPVHQLTCSPIHNQVPAGIRPLMRLGWSPGPAAATRALARSAGVRRPGVRWRKLAGPYFGNAVATLVHRGRSAEVTVEGTTSDGHLRPVMRHRLTGES
- the ftsY gene encoding signal recognition particle-docking protein FtsY produces the protein MTDYLLIAIALLGVLILGAVGLVAPRLRRRQEPPLPTTEVETRAEEDLAGPPVEAPEAELSTGVLVEPPPVIEAPALEVPEPTAGRLVRLRTRLSRSQNVFGKGLLGLLTRDHLDEDTWEEIEDSLITADVGIDATREIVDRLRERTRVLGTRSASELRALLAAELVNALDPTLDRALRTERKDGVPAVLLVVGVNGAGKTTTCGKIARVLVADGRSVVLGAADTFRAAAADQLETWAGRVGAETVRGPEGADPASVAFDAVRRGIDSGVDTVLIDTAGRLQNKVGLMDELGKVKRVVEKHGPIDETILILDATTGQNGLEQARVFTEVVNVTGVVLTKLDGTAKGGIVIAVQRKLGIPVKLVGLGEGPDDLAPFDPAQFVDALLGTEATARDA